The following are encoded together in the Mesoplodon densirostris isolate mMesDen1 chromosome 2, mMesDen1 primary haplotype, whole genome shotgun sequence genome:
- the GNL2 gene encoding nucleolar GTP-binding protein 2, with protein MVKPKYKGRSTINPSKASTNPDRVQGAGGQNMRDRATIRRLNMYRQKERRNSRGKVIKPLQYQSTVASGTVARVEPNIKWFGNTRVIKQSSLQKFQEEMDTVLKDPYKVVMKQSKLPMSLLHDGIRPHNSKVHILDTESFETTFGPKAQRKRPNLFASDMQSLIENAEMSTESYDQGKDRDLVAEDTGVRNEAQEEIYKKGQSKRIWGELYKVIDSSDVVVQVLDARDPMGTRSPHIETYLKKEKPWKHLIFVLNKCDLVPTWATKRWVAILSQDYPTLAFHASLTNPFGKGAFIQLLRQFGKLHTDKKQISVGFIGYPNVGKSSVINTLRSKKVCNVAPIAGETKVWQYITLMRRIFLIDCPGVVYPSEDSETDIVLKGVVQVEKIKTPEDHIGAVLERAKPEYISKTYKIDSWENAEDFLEKLAFRTGKLLKGGEPDLQTVGKMVLNDWQRGRIPFFVKPPNAEPPVAPQLPSSSSLEVATETAQNNPEEEVTETVGEESESIIEKGKEEPGHGGADSEMQQILARVRQNFGKINVVPQFSGDDLVPLEMSDIDEELESLSAEREEEEEEQEHQGDEEEESYAESHEEHAGNNTKAIIQALDEKIAKYQRFLNKAKAKKFSAVRISKGLSKVVFAKSEEQRRTAEDDVEDTAPTKKGKKRKAQREEEQSNKTRRTLTSKERRREARQQRSRKVGVRYYETHNVKNRNRNKKKISDSEGQKNRHKNLKHKQ; from the exons ATGGTGAAGCCCAAGTACAAAGGACGGAGCACCATCAACCCCTCTAAAGCCAGCACAAATCCTG ATCGAGTTCAGGGAGCAGGAGGCCAAAACATGAGGGACCGGGCCACAATCCGACGCCTGAACATGTACAGGCAGAAGGAGCGCAG GAACAGCCGTGGTAAAGTGATTAAGCCTCTGCAGTATCAGTCAACGGTGGCTTCTGGCACAGTGGCGAGAGTGGAGCCGAACATTAAGTGGTTTG GAAATACACGTGTGATTAAGCAGTCATCGCTACAAAAATTTCAAGAGGAGATGGACACAGTCTTAAAGGATCCATACAAAGTTGTCATGAAGCAAAGCAAGTTACCCATGTCTCTTCTCCATGATGGAATCCGGCCTCAT aACTCAAAGGTGCACATCCTTGATACTGAAAGCTTTGAAACTACATTTGGCCCTAAAGCACAGAGGAAGCGACCAAATTTATTTGCAAGTGATATGCAGTCACTTATAGAAAATGCAGAAATGTCCACTGAGAGCTATGACCAGGGGAAGGATCGTGACTTGGTAGCTGAAGACACTGGTGTGAG AAATGAAGCCCAAGAAGAGATATATAAAAAGGGACAGTCTAAAAGAATATGGGGTGAACTCTACAAG GTGATAGATTCATCAGATGTTGTAGTTCAAGTTCTTGATGCTAGAGATCCAATGGGTACCCGTTCCCCTCACATTGAGACTTACTTGAAAAAGGAGAAACCCTGGAAACACCTCATTTTTGTTCTTAACAAATGTGACCTTGTTCCAACCTGGGCAACG aAACGATGGGTTGCCATCCTCTCCCAAGATTACCCGACACTTGCTTTCCACGCAAGTCTTACTAACCCCTTTGGCAAAGGAGCATTTATTCAGCTTCTGCGGCAGTTTGGAAAG TTGCACACTGACAAGAAACAGATCAGCGTGGGGTTCATTGGCTATCCAAATGTTGGCAAGAGCTCTGTCATAAACACGCTGCGCTCCAAGAAGGTTTGCAATGTGGCCCCCATTGCAGGTGAAACAAAG GTCTGGCAGTATATTACCTTGATGCGCCGGATATTCCTTATCGACTGTCCCGGTGTGGTTTACCCCTCTGAGGACTCAGAGACGGACATTGTGCTGAAAGGAGTC GTTCAAGTTGAAAAAATTAAGACTCCTGAAGACCACATTGGTGCTGTACTTGAACGAGCAAAGCCAGAATATATCAGCAAGACATACAAAATTGATTCTTGGGAGAACGCTGAGGACTTTCTTGAGAAGCTAGCTTTCCGGACAGGGAAGCTATTGAAG GGTGGAGAGCCTGACCTGCAGACTGTGGGGAAAATGGTCCTCAATGACTGGCAGAGGGGCCGGATTCCTTTCTTCGTGAAGCCGCCCAATGCAGAGCCCCCTGTAGCCCCCCAG CTTCCATCCTCCTCATCTTTGGAAGTTGCCACAGAAACAGCCCAGAACAACCCAGAAGAGGAAGTCACAGAAACTGTAGGTGAGGAGTCGGAATCCATCATtgagaagggaaaagaggagCCCGGTCACGGTGGCGCCGATTCAGAAATGCAGCAGATTCTGGCGCGGGTCCGGCAGAACTTTGGCAAAATCAACGTCGTGCCTCAGTTTTCTGGGGATGACCTCGTTCCTCTGGAGATGTCTGATATTGATGAAGAGCTGGAGAGCCTTTCCgcggagagggaggaggaggaggaagaacagGAACACCAAGGAGACGAAGAGGAAGAGTCTTATGCAGAGTCCCATGAAGAACACGCGGGAAACAACACCAAGGCCATTATTCAAGCCCTGGATGAAAAGATTGCTAAGTACCAGAGGTTTTTAAACAAAGCCAAAGCTAAGAAGTTTTCAGCAGTCAG AATATCCAAGGGACTGAGTAAAGTGGTTTTTGCAAAATCCgaagaacagagaagaacagCTGAAGACGACGTCGAAGATACAG CACCTAccaaaaagggaaagaagaggaaggcACAGAGAGAGGAGGAGCAGTCAAACAAAACTCGCAGGACGCTTACGTCCAAGGAA CGGAGGCGAGAAGCACGGCAGCAACGATCCAGAAAAGTCGGTGTACGTTACTATGAAACACACAACGTGAAAAATAGGAACAGGAACAAAAAGAAGATCAGTGACTCAGAGgggcagaaaaacagacacaagaACTTGAAACATAAGCAGTAA